Proteins encoded by one window of Rickettsiales bacterium:
- a CDS encoding DUF2892 domain-containing protein, producing MKCNVGGKDRKIRFGAGFVLLLLGIIIKHPIFFLLSGVAVITGFLKFCPAYFLLKKSTIDKN from the coding sequence ATGAAATGTAATGTCGGCGGAAAAGATAGAAAAATAAGGTTTGGGGCTGGTTTCGTGTTGCTTTTACTTGGTATTATTATAAAGCACCCAATCTTTTTCTTGCTTTCAGGAGTTGCCGTAATAACTGGTTTTTTGAAGTTCTGCCCTGCGTATTTCTTGCTCAAAAAATCAACAATTGATAAAAATTAA
- a CDS encoding pirin family protein, which yields MAKIFRFSDLGKADYGWLKANYHFSFANYYNPNRTGFGKLLVINDDKVSAGKGFAPHSHKDMEIITYVRSGAITHQDSLGNKGRTIAGDVQVMSAGSGITHSEYNYETEDTTLFQIWIQPNEMGVKPRWDARKFPKEISENSLTLLVSGRKEDEHLSPLFIYQDAAIWGGNLKANSLVNHKVKYNSYILASKGEFEINGQKMQQGDGAEVKEAKEIQIKTFTDSEIIVIDTP from the coding sequence ATGGCAAAAATTTTCAGATTTTCTGATTTAGGTAAAGCTGATTATGGTTGGCTGAAAGCCAATTATCATTTCAGTTTTGCGAATTATTATAATCCAAACCGAACAGGCTTTGGTAAGTTGCTTGTGATAAATGATGATAAAGTATCGGCTGGAAAGGGCTTTGCACCTCACTCTCATAAAGATATGGAAATTATTACCTATGTTCGCTCTGGTGCTATTACCCATCAAGATAGCCTTGGTAACAAAGGTAGAACAATCGCAGGTGATGTTCAAGTTATGAGTGCTGGCAGTGGCATTACGCACTCCGAATATAATTATGAAACGGAAGATACAACCTTATTTCAAATCTGGATTCAACCTAATGAAATGGGCGTTAAACCTAGATGGGACGCTAGAAAATTCCCTAAAGAAATTTCTGAAAATTCACTTACTTTACTCGTTTCAGGCAGGAAGGAAGATGAACATTTAAGCCCACTTTTTATATATCAAGATGCGGCGATTTGGGGTGGCAATCTTAAGGCAAATAGCCTTGTAAATCATAAGGTTAAATATAATTCTTATATTCTTGCTTCAAAAGGTGAATTTGAAATCAACGGGCAAAAAATGCAACAGGGTGATGGTGCTGAAGTAAAAGAAGCTAAAGAAATTCAGATAAAAACTTTTACAGACTCAGAAATTATTGTTATTGATACTCCCTAA